ATTGAATCGTTTGATTATTTGTCTATCTCATCCATAAACACAAATCTTAGCACCCCATTCACCAAAATCCACATGATGATATTGAAGCTTTGTGTAAATCCTGCAGACCCAGAGAAACTTTTGCAGCATGTTGACAACACTGAGTTTTCCCAAAGAGCCATTCTTTAAGATTTAAAAAGCTATTCCTTGGGGTCTTCTTTTCCATGAGAAGTTGTATGGATCTAGAATTCTACATGGTCAGACCGATTATGATCTTGATGATGATATATCGTGGAAGATTCTAACTTCTGAGATTCAAATACAATTTGTATATTTGATGCATAGGAGGTGGGAGATATTAGCAACAAGACGATGGAGATTTGTATATTTGATAACCCGGTTACATTCACCCCTATCTCCGCCGTCGGGCTTCTCTTCATTTTGGCATATCATTCTCGACGGAGATGACGTCGTGTTTCTTGCAGTGAAGATTGGTTCATTCGGCGGAGAACCTAACAATGTCTTTTCTCAAAATAACAAAATAGTTACATTTTAATTCAACTATATAAAAGACTACGTGTTAAATTATCATTGGCAAGGAGGACCACGTCAGTATGCCACGTGGTCCTCCAGGAGGACTGAAAAATTCCTCGTATTAGAGTAGTATGTTTGGTTTGAGGTTTAAAAAGTGTTATTTAAGGATAACAAATTTGAGCACTCACAATAACACTATCTAATGAGCCTAAAATGAAAATAAGGTGTTACATAAACTCATTTATTTTAGTACCTAGTGACACCAAACATGATACTAACCAAATTAGACTCTTTATTTAGAACAATACTAATTAGTCCTGACAACCAAACATGCACTAGAATAATTAAGGAGAACCGTACTAATTAATTATCTCAAAATTAATCAAAGGTTAATGATCACAAATGATGACTATGGTCATATCATTGACCACATATGGACTTTTCTATTTTCTCATACCTACATTACTTATATTGCAAGCATACTCGGTTTTTCAAGCTTCTAGGGATGTCCGAGTCATAAAAGAACGTTTCCACATATACTTTTCATCATGAATTTTGTCTCAAGTAAAATGTCTTAAATAATAATAATAATAATAATAATAATAATAATAATAATAATAATAATAATAATAATACCAACGTGAAAGTAAACATCTTATTTGACTCATATATTCGCAATATAAAAGATTTTGTCGTCAGAGTATATGGAAAAAAACCGGTCACTTGTAAATCATAGATCAATTCAATGGCCGGTCGTTGAAGTAGAACTTTGAATACATATATTTATCCGATTAATGATGCACTTGGTTAAACAAAGTTCTCTTGCACTCATAATTTGTCACCCCCTTGAGCTTCACATTTTCATAATGTGAGCTTTGCAAATTTGGTCAACCTTAACATATATGACATCTCCACACCTCCTTTATCAAAACACAAAAGCAAATGGCCATGCCCACTAACTATATTTGCTACGTGAAGTTGAAGGTTTTGCCTCATCCAATAGCATAGATGTCAATGATATTCTCAAATCATGTAAATAGTTCTTGTCGGCAAATAGTGAATCCTGCTGATATGTACGTCGGACGTACAGAAGTTCCATGCTTCTACGTTTGTCGGCAGAGAAGTTCCTGACTAGTTAGAGTGTGCATCTGGGATCTCACACCGGAAATTCAATAACGTTATGCATTGATAGTGTAGAACACATTTTTTTGCAGAATAACTTCATTTAGTTGTCGGCGGCAATCAAAACACTTCATCGGTTTGTTTTTTTGGAAAGTTTTGAAACTGAATAGTGATCTAGTTGGACAACAAAACATGGGGTGGTGGGATTGAGGAGTGTCTTGTTGTTTAACACATTATAAGAGAGGTTTTGAGGAAAAAAAAAAGATTAGAAAGAGTTAAAAAGAGCTTGCCACGGTTAAGAGTTACCTAGCTGGCCAAGAGTAGTTTTTATAGTAAATTACATATTAGTTATTAACTAAATTTCATTTTACAAATACATCCTTTACATATTTTCTTATACAGTTAAGGACAAAAAATAACAAATTAGGACAATTTAATATGCACATGACATCTGTCACTACAATTTTACTAGAATACCATTCAATACATATTCTACTGCTACTGTCGACAGAAATGTGCAATGTGCTACTGTCAACAAAAATGTGCTACTGTCGATCAATAGGTGCTACTGCCGATCAAAAGGTGCTATTGCCGGTGCTATTGCAATTTTTTCTGGAAATTCTCCAAAACCAAACAAACATGCTACTATCTATTTAGAATATGCTACTGTCTATTATTGTCGACTCCAAAGCTGCTACTGTCTATTTATGTCGACTCCACAGCTGTTACTGTTGAATTTTACTACTCATCTATAAATTTACCCTTCTAACAGTAGCAGAAAATTACCATTCCAACAAATCTCAACACCAATAATAACAACTTACCGTTCCAATATACCTCAGTAGCAGCAAATTATCCTTCCAATCTCAACAGTAGCAGAAAAGGACAAACACACACATATAAACAAGCTTTGATCATCATCACCATCATCACCAACAATCCATCATCCCTTTTTCTTCCCGATAGAAACACTAACCCTAACCTGACCCGCCGCCGACCCGATTTTTGCGGCCAACTCCGGCGGACCTAGTCGACGACGACGGTAGGATTATTTTCCTCTCTTTGATGCGACCCTTCCTCTGTCAATGGATCGTGCCAATTCGAGCCGGGTAGTGAGTTGGAGCTTCGGCAGTGGGACGACGACGTCGTTGGCCTTGGAGTCCTTCTTTCTCCTCGATCTAATCTGCCGGATCTGCCCCTCTGCCTGCCATAGACGCTACCAGAACAAACCGCAGCCTCTGAATCCACCGTCCAAGGCGGCTGTGGAGTCGTGGCATAGATCGGTGAGCTTTGCTCGCATGCTACTCCGACGAAGTCTCCGGCCAGTTCTGGAACGTCCTTTAGGCACCGGCATAGGCGACGCCGGCGTCGAGTTCCGATCTAGAGTTGGTGTCGAGCTCTGATCTAGAGGGGGAAGAGAGAGAGAGAGAGAGAGAGAGAGAGAGAGAGAGAGAGAGAGAGAGAGAGAGAGAGAGAGAGAGAGAGAGNNNNNNNNNNNNNNNNNNNNTAGGGTTGGGAAGAGAGGAGTGGCATGCGCGTAATTTGGATGTGAAAGTGAGGTCATTTTGGTCATTTCTTGGATATAATCTGGGTCGGGCCTGATACTGCTGGTTTTGGGTATGTGCTTGTGTCCTAATTTGTATAAAAATTATTGAAAGTGGGTTTTTTTATGTTTTTAAATTTGGTCATAGCTATGTAATTTACTCTAGTTTTTATGATCTCAATAGTGCTTGTATATAGTGATACAACGTGTTGACACAAGAACAAATGTTGAATATATAGTACATAATAGGAAAATAACTTTTCATTTATAAATATATTGTAAATAGATCTTAATTGTATAAAGTGTGTTTGGTTTTATTGGATGATAAAGATTGTTAGTAACTTAATTCTAGATTGGCTTTCGTTTTTATTTTTTTTATTTTTTTTTTTATCGGGAATGAGATAGCAAGCCAATCACCTGCTCGGTTATATTAATGCGTGAATTATAATGTCAAACAAAAGAAATAAAAAAAATCGTATCAATTTCTTGTTCTTTCTTTTGTTTCTTTCACCAACATATTATTTTGAATTCTCTTCCCCGAATCCCTCCAAAACTGCCGTCCTTCATATCTTTTATCTTGTACCTTAACAATAATATCATCCCTGCAATCAATTATTTTATATCTATACAACCCTAAGATCTGACCAGTACTGTTAAGTATATATAGTACACACTAATGACTAATGTTAGAGCCATCTTAAATTTTCCAGAAATTACATAACCAGTTTTACGTTATTAACCATTGAACTGTCATCCCCCACAAAACCTATTTCGAGTAGTACTAGTACTAGTCTCACAGATGTAAAAAGTGATCCTCCTATATGATCGACAAATACAGTATATATAACCATCTCTCGATTCAGTTAATTAGTCATAGTGAAAAATTTATGCTCGATCATTTCCGATTGGATCAAAGTTTATAATAGACTACAATCAAGTTATTCCCAATGCGTGATTTGAACTAAGTTTGACTGTGAAACATTTGATGATGATTCCAACGGTGACGAAGGGATTAAATTTTTCAACTCTATAGATTTTACTGTCCTCTCTTGTATACAGAATCTAACTTGAGACTGCACTACTAGCTTGCTCCATATAGCTGTCAAATCCCATTATAATACGCGCGTCACCTTTTTCAACTATATATATATATGAATATGTAGGTGTTTTTATATCTCAAATCATAACACATGCAAAGACACTCTCATTGAACCTTTGATCTCTTTCTTTGCTCATTTGGTACGTTTCCGTTTTTCTCCCAGAGAGTACTTGCTCATGGGTGCTCTAACTGCAGACTTCTCCAGAAACCATATCGTCCCTCTTGACTTTGCTTCAGTCCAGACCGTGCCTGAGTCTCATGTATGGTCCGAATCCGACGATGAATACCGGTGTCCTTCCGGCAGTACAGCTGACCCATGTTTATCTGTACCTATCATCGATCTCTGGGATCCGAATGCCACACATCTTATTTTCGAAGCATGTGAGAAATGGGGTGTTTTTCAGTTGACGGGTCATGGCATTCCGGCAAAGCTTATAGAGGAGGTGGAGGACAAGACGCAAAGGTTATTCTCTCTCCCCGTTGACCAGAAATTGAAGGTCCTAAGATCTCCGGGTGCCGGCACCGGGTACGGCCGGGCTATGATCTCGCCCTTCTTCCCAAAACATATGTGGCACGAGGGGTTTACTATCATGGGTTCTGCAGCAGATCATGCTAAGCATCTTTGGCCCCATGACTATGAAGAGTTTTGGTAAGTCTCTGTACTTCCATGCACGTAGCCAAAAATGACAAACTCCTAAAGCTAGCTGTATATAGCTGCAATATTTACATCTTGCTTTTTATCTGGGATATTTCTTTCATTCTTTGGGAAGCAACTTTGGTTCTTGCTAGCTTTTCAAATATGTGATCTCCCACCTCAAATCGACCCTGATCTCCCACCTCAAATCGACCCCCTCTCTCTCTCTCTCTGGTCCTTTTGATCATACATAAGTATTGGATTTAGAGAAAAAGAAAACAAAAGGAGATGGAGGATGGAGGATGGAAGATTGGAAAGGGATTTCGATTGCAAATGTCATTTACTTGGACCATACATAAATATCTTTCCTCTGGTTGAAAATTGTCCTTACACATGTAAACTTTCTTTCATGTTTTATAAACTTCACTCATTTTTACATGTAATTAAACTTATATATTCTCAAATTCCATTATTGGTCACATGTCAGGTAATGAACCAAGTTTCAACTAATGGCATAGAATAGTGGCGCGTGCCATCCAATCCAATGTGGAAAGCAATATTTATATGTATGTATGAAATTAACAAAGCCCCAAACGTAAATCATTCTTAGGACACCTAAAAATGACCAAACATGAAACATCTACCGACAATGCTCTAGAAAATGCTATAAAGATCATGTAAAATCATGACATAGACGTACCTTTTTGAATTACGTACCTGCATCCACATTCTACCATCATTATCTTCAATTAATTAACTAACTCTCACATGTTTTTGCTGCTTATTTGCAGTGTTACAATGGATGAGTACCAGAAGCAAATGAAGGCACTAATCGAGCAACTAATCCACATTATATTGAAATCCTTGAACATTAGTTCCCAAAAATTGAGTTGGCTTAAGAGTCAGTGCTCTGGTCACTGTACTAGTACTACTCCAGGCACTGCTTTGCAGCTAAATTCTTACCCTCCCTGCCCAAACCCTAACCGAGCCATGGGGCTAGCACAACATACGGACACTTCCCTCGTCACCATACTCCAAGCTCAGACCAGCGGCCTCCAAATCTTCCGAGACGACGTAGGATGGATTTCGGTGCAACCCGTACGTGGTGCACTCACTGTTAATATTGGTGACTTCCTCCACATTCTCTCCAACGGCCGATTTGTTAACGTTCTTCATCGTGTGGTGGTGAACTCGATCCAACGCTTCTCAGCGGCCTACTTCTATGGTCCGCCTTCGGATTTTCTCATCTCGCCTCTTCTCTCCGAGACTTTGTGTGACTCGGAAGAAGCCGTTGCTCGGTATCGCTCTGTTACTGCTAAGGAGTTTATTGGTATGAAGGCCAAGCATCTCGACCGAACCCTTTCCTTGCTTAAAACTTAAATGGGAAATTACTTAGGCAATTCTAATTAAACTAGCTAGCTAGGTCAAATTCTAACGGGGTCTTTTGCGTGCATCATGATACATACATGTACGCAACCAACCTTTGTTTTCATATTCGAAAATGACAAAGATCACGATCATTGTAGGAACATATTTTATTATATTCATCAATAATTTTCCTTTCAATGTTCCTAATTGAAGAGAAAATTGTCTTCATGCATGAGTTAACCTTCACAACACTTTACATATGCAAGTTGTATTTTTGTTTATTTGTACAGAGCGGTAGTCCTTAATTCCTTGTTTAACAAATACTTTCTCTTCTACTCACTTAAAAAAGCATAGCTTAGATGAGAATTGCAACAATGAATCAAGGCCCGAAGGAGGAAAGGATGAAAGCATTTCCAATGATTTTTTTTTTTTTTTGGCGAGACATTTCCGATGATTGAGACATTGAAAACAATATTTGTTGAAAGAATTTGAGAAACCATCATAAATTGTCACGTTACAATTTATTCAAAACAATCAAAGTTGAATGCTGCGAGAATATCAAAACAATTCCACCATTGCAAGCTTAACAAGATGTGCCCTGTGCCCACGTTATTAATTAACGAAACTGTTTCTAGCTCGCCATAGAGATGCCTCAAGCCGTTGAACTGTTTGTTCTTTCTTTTGTCCTAATGATCAGTTAAACAATATATTTATGCTCTATAATCCCTCCAAAACCACAAACTGACACAATCACTCTCTCCCAACGACAGCCGCCCCCAGCTGCTATAGCTTACCCAGCTGTACATGCATTAACAACTATTTAGTTTCTCTAATTAGATGTGGAATTTTATTAGTGATCAGACTTGGGCTGTAACGATGGTGTAGGCTTCCGACTTGTATTATATTTGGTCAATGAAATCAAAAGCGTTGTGAATTTCTTTTTTCTTTGAATAAAGCGTTGTGATTTAGATACTCAAAGTCTCTATAGTATTCTTTGACATAACACTATATTTCGATCAAAGTATATACAAAACTCATAATTTTAAAGGTTTTTTTTTTTTTTTTTTTTTTTCAGTAAAAGGGCCGGTGGAGCGGCTTCTCTCAAGCTTTTATTAATGAAACTATTGAATACAAGGGGAGACATTGAGCCTAAGATCAAATGCACCCATTTTGGGTGGCTTGGACCAATTTTCAACCCGGGTTAATATACTATTAATCTAAATCAGTCTTTGGTCATTTGTTCGACAATACAACAACAAGATCGATCATAAGACCAATTATTATTTACATTTTATATGGATCGTAAGATATTGATCTAAACGGCCCATATTAAAAAGTCATTTGGAAAAAATTGGTCATGGACTGAGAGATGGGTTAATTTTTAACCCAGACCACAGTCCATCATGGTAGGTCCCGCCTGGGGCCCAACATCAACCTAGTCCAATTTTTTGCTGCTGGATGCAGTTTTTGGTCCAACCTCTCAGTCCAATCCATACAAATGGTCATTTGCTGCATTTGCTCTAAGGCCTAGTTTGATATAGCTTCGTTTTTAAAAAAATTAGCTTCTATCCGAATTTTTAGATTTTATAGTGTTTGGTAAATAAAAAAAAAGNTTTTTTTTTTTTTTTTGAATTACTAGGTNACTTAGTTGCTAAGTTTTTTTAGAAGTACTAAACCTTGAATTGTTTTAACTTAAAGTCTAGCTTGTACACTAAAAACACGACGAAATTTAATAAATTTAATTCCTTTAGTACCAACTAACTTTTAAAGTTTAATTATTTACCAAACTACTAAAACTGTTTTAATTTCTAGTAACTAACTATTTTACGGTTTTTTTTTTTTTTTTTTTTTTTTTAAGTTCCACAGCAGTACCAAACTAGCCCTAAACCCTTGATTACAAATACCTGAAATAATATCATGGGTCTCTACAATAAACATGTACTCAAAGTTGCACCAACTAGCAAAGAGTGCTTTAACGACAACTCTATTTGCTTTGATCGATACAATGGAAAGATAACTCGACTATTGCGAAACATAATTACCAAACGTATTGCTTTTCTACTATGTTGCCTCGGAGGATACATTTGACAACACTTATGTAACAGCCCAGTTCAATCCATTGAGATATTGATATTGTCCGCTTTCGGCCCAACGACCCTTACGGTTTTGTTCTTGAGGTTTCACCACAAAACGAGTTTCAATGTAAGGTGCTAGTGCTGCACATATAAGCATATATAGTAACTTGTCTCCCCTGGGTGATGTGGGACGGGTGCACCTACTAGCTTGCCTGCCTAGTTAGATCACCATAACTTAGCTTCACCTTGCCACTAGGCGGCAACGACCATTTGACGAAGCAAGGAACTCGTTGCCAGTCTAAGGCAGATAAGACACTTCGAGTGCAACCACAGACACAAAACCCGACTCGTTCTACACAACTAATGCAGGAACTTATTGCACGCTTAAGGCGTGACATAACTAAACAACAAAATAAAATAACAACTGAAAATAACATAACAAAGACAGGGCCCGAAAATTGGGCCCAACACTTACATCCAGCCCATAACGGGCCCTCAGGCAAACTACAAGTCCAATGGGCCAAACCAGTGTGTGGGCCGCTTCTAGCCCTCCTGGCCCAAAGTGACATCTACGCCACTCCATCGCCAAACCCGTCGCTCTTCCACTGGTGTCAGGTCACCATGGCCACGTTGTCGTCCAGTCTTGGATGACTGATCTGTACCATCTTGGACAACCCTTCACCCATATGCAGAATAGATCCATGCACAAGTACTCGAAGACAATCAACCACCCTTAACCACTCCTTCAAACCTTTAATCCAACCAACCGGTCTTCGATTTCCTCCAACTAGCCACCAAATCCAGTTTGTCAATCTCTTACCTTCAACAACCCACGCTGCATCGTCCCCGCAAAGATCTAGTCGTACTTCAGCCCTAACTCGCCACCGCGCTACCAAGACACCCACCAGCCGAGAGAGGAGAAAACACCCAGCTAGCGAGCCTAGCCACCGGACCTGAGTTTCGCCCCTACACAGGGCTACCTGTACGACCGCACCAGTTGTGCATCGGCTAGGCCATAGGCCATCGCTAACGCCAAGGCGAGGCCAGACAGGCCTTGACCAAGATGGCGGTGGCGTCTGCTAGGGTTTTAGAGAGAGAGAGAGAGAGAGAGAGAGAGNNNNNNN
The window above is part of the Fragaria vesca subsp. vesca linkage group LG2, FraVesHawaii_1.0, whole genome shotgun sequence genome. Proteins encoded here:
- the LOC101300592 gene encoding gibberellin 3-beta-dioxygenase 1-like, yielding MGALTADFSRNHIVPLDFASVQTVPESHVWSESDDEYRCPSGSTADPCLSVPIIDLWDPNATHLIFEACEKWGVFQLTGHGIPAKLIEEVEDKTQRLFSLPVDQKLKVLRSPGAGTGYGRAMISPFFPKHMWHEGFTIMGSAADHAKHLWPHDYEEFCVTMDEYQKQMKALIEQLIHIILKSLNISSQKLSWLKSQCSGHCTSTTPGTALQLNSYPPCPNPNRAMGLAQHTDTSLVTILQAQTSGLQIFRDDVGWISVQPVRGALTVNIGDFLHILSNGRFVNVLHRVVVNSIQRFSAAYFYGPPSDFLISPLLSETLCDSEEAVARYRSVTAKEFIGMKAKHLDRTLSLLKT